A stretch of Lactuca sativa cultivar Salinas chromosome 6, Lsat_Salinas_v11, whole genome shotgun sequence DNA encodes these proteins:
- the LOC111893937 gene encoding 60S ribosomal protein L38: protein MLSIDSLYISAKLGFTVLTSAAVSSPPAKMPKQIHEIKDFLLTARRKDARSVKIKRSKDVVKFKVRCSKYLYTLCVFDKEKADKLKQSLPPGLSVQDL from the exons ATGTTATCCATCGACTCTCTTTATATTTCTGCGAAACTAGGGTTTACAGTTCTTACTTCGGCTGCCGTAAGTTCTCCACCTGCAAAAATG CCGAAGCAAATTCATGAAATCAAAGATTTCCTTTTAACTGCAAGAAGAAAGGATGCAAGATCTGTGAAGATCAAAAGAAGCAAAGATGTTGTCAAATTCAAAGTTCGTTGCTCAAAGTATCTTTACACTTTATGTGTCTTTGACAAGGAGAAGGCAGATAAGCTGAAGCAATCTCTTCCTCcag GTTTGAGCGTTCAAGATCTTTAG